Within Natator depressus isolate rNatDep1 chromosome 6, rNatDep2.hap1, whole genome shotgun sequence, the genomic segment TTTGGTGCACTAAGGAAGGTTTATACTGAGATTTGTAACTGTGGGACATAATTCCTGAAGCAACTGGGAATAACTGAGTTCAGATACCCATAAAACCAAATTAATGCATTCAGTGAACCAAAGCCATCCTCTGTGTAATTGGTGCCCTGGGGATTAATCTGTCCCACTCTTTCCTACTGTGTTATTAAATGATGCAATTTCTACCAGAGTTACAGAATATGAGGTTTGGTGTATATTTCATCCTGCTGTTTTCAGTGCAAGCTGGTTACTGCGTCGAGCTGATCCACGCAGagttttttgttctctttttttgtgGAGACGAAAATCTTTTTGCTAAAAACTTAACATTCCAGATCAGAAATACCATGAGGTGTCTCAGATACCACACATCACCAATCTCttccatgggccaggctcccaggcTGGACTACATATCCCATGATGCATGATCGTCTCTCATCTTGCTGAACTGCCCTGGAACATCACCAGAGTCCCACAGCCATGGTTTAGGGAGGAGGGGAGTTTGGTATTTTGATAGAAATCTTATAATTTCCAGGGAAAAGATAATTTCATGGAAAAAAGAGTTGAATGAAAAATCTAATTTCCCATCAAAAACACTTCTCAAGAAAAATATTCAACCAGCCTTAGCAACAAATTTGGAAACAAAGGAACTGAAAGTTAGATACACCTGAAACGTACTAATTATTTGCAGGTGTAGCTGATATCTTCTGAGTCATTCCTGGTTCCAGAATCACCTCATTGTCCTGGCCCCAGTAGGTGGAATGTAAAACCTGTAAGACATGTAAGAGTACTCCAGATAATCACACTATTTATAGCATGCCACTCACCATGGTATCCTATTTCCTTCCCTTGCTAGGTTACTCCCAAAGGTAGGAAAGACAGGTTCACTCATTTTGCTTGATGGAGACCACATGATGACCACAGGAGCTCAGGGGGATGCCACAGCATGCTACGGACTTCTGCAGTTCACAAAACTATCCCTCATCCATGCATTTtatctgcacacagagctcagctTTAAGATGTTAAATAAATCTATGAGTCAAGTAGAAATAGTCATGCTGTCACCACAAATATTACTTTTTTATAATGTATGTGAAATTATAAGATGACACCGTATCATGTTATTAATACTTGTTCCAAATGGAGACTGGCaaactggtttcgctgaggtctaagcgagtcagtaaactgtgccagcaccctttaaatgtccaaatgcacattctaccaccattctgcagttgctcagcctgtagttgaatgctgattctgggctcgggaaacaagcacagactggtgggaccgcatagtgttgcaggtctgggacaattcccagtggctgcgaaactttcgcatgcgtaagggcactttcatggaactttgtgacttgctttcccctgccctgaagcgcatgaataccaagatcagagcagccctcacagttgagaagagcGTGGCggtagccctgtggaagcttgcaatgccagacagctaccggtcagttgggaatcaatttggagtgggcaaatctactgctggggctgctgtgatgcaagtagcccatgcaatcaaagatctgctgatatcaagggtagtgaccctggaaaatgtgcaggtcatagtgggttgctttgctgcaatgggattccctaactgtggtggggccatagacggaacccatatgcctatcttggcaccggagcaccaagccagcgagtacataaactgcaaggggtacttttcaatagtgctgcaagctctggtggatcacaagggacgtttcaccaacatcaacgtgggatggccgggaaaggtacatgacgctcacatcttcaggaactctggtctgtttcaaaagctgcaagaagggactttattcccagaccagaaaataaccattggggacgttgaaatgcctagatgtatccttggggacccagcctactccttaatgccatggctcatgaagccgtacacaggcagcctggacagtagtcaggagctgttcaactacaggctgagcaagtgcagaatggtggtagaatgtgcatttggacgtttaaaggcgcgctggcgcagtttactgactcgcttagacctcagcgaaaccaatattcccactgttattactgcttgatatgtgctccacaatatctgtgagagtaagggggagacatttatggcggggtgggaggttgaggcaaattgcctggctgcttgttacgcgcagccagacaccagggcagttagaagagcacaggagggcgcggtacgcatcagagaagctttgaaaaccagtttcatgactggacaggctacggtgtgaaagttctctttgtttctccgtgatgaaaccccccgccccttggttcactctactttcctgtaagctaaccatcctcccctcctcccttcaatcattgcttgcagaggcaataaagttattgttgcttcacattcatgcattctttattcattcatcacacaaatagggggatgactaccaaggtagcccaggacgggtggtggaggagggaaggaaaatgccacacagcactttaaaagtttacaactttaaaatttattgaatgccagccttcttttttgggggggcaatcctctgtggcggagtggctggttggccggtggccccccgaccgcgttcttgggcatctgggtgtggaggctatggaacttggggaggagggcggttggttacacaggagctgtagcggcggtctgtgctcctgctgcctttcctgcagctcaaccgtacactggagcatattggtttggtcctccagcagcctcagcattgaatcctgcctcctctcatcacgctgccgccacatttgagcttcagccctctcttcagcccaccacttactctcttcagcccaccacttactctcttcagcccgccacctctcctcctggtcattttgtgctttcctgcactctgacattatttgcctccatgcatttgtctgtgctctgtcagtgtgggaggacagcatgagctcagagaacatttcatcacgagtgcgttttttttttctttctaatcttcactagcctctgggaaggagaagatcctgtgatcattgaaacacatgcagctggtggagaaaaaaaaatggacagcggtatttaaaaagacattttataaaacagtggctacactctttcagggtaaaccttgctgttaactttacatacatagcatatgtgctttcattacaaggtcacattttgcctccctccaccgcgtggctaccccctcaacccttccccctccctgtggctaacagcggggaacatttctgttcagccacaggcaaacagcccagcaggaacaggctcctctgagtgtctcctgaagaaaagcaccctatttcaaccaggtgaccatgaatgatatctcaatctcctgaggataacacagagagataaagaacggatattGTTTGAaagccagcaaacatacactgcaatactttgttgtacaatgattcccgagtatgtgttactggcctggagtggtaaagtgtcctaccatgaaggacacaataaggctgccctccccagaaaccttttccaaaggctttgggagtatatccaggagagccacgaatgccagggcaaattaatcctttcacatgcttgcttttaaaccatggatagtattttaaaaggtacactcaccggaggtcccttctccgcctgccgggtccaggaggagCCTTGGGTGGTTTCGGGGGGTACtgactccaggtccagggtgcgaaacagttcctggctgtcgggaaaactggtttctccacttgcttgctgtgagctatctgcaacctcatcatcatcatcatcatcatcatcatcatcatcttctttgtccccaaaacctgcttccgtgttgcctccatctccactgaaggagtcaaacaacacggctggggtagtggtggctgaaccccctaaaatggcatgcagctcatcatagaagcggcatgtttggggctctgacccggagcggctgttcgcctctctggttttctggtaggcttgcctcagctccttaagtttcacgcggcactgctttggatccctgttacggcctctgtccttcatgccctgggagattttgacaaaggttttggcatttcaaaaactggaacggagttctgatagcacggattcctctccccatacagcgatcagatcccctacttccgttcagtccatgctggagctcttttgcgattctgggactccatcatggtcacctctgccaatgagctctgcatggtcacatgcagcttgccacgctggccaaacaggaaatgagattcaaaagttcacggttcttttcctgtctacctggccagtgcatctgagttgagagtgctgtccagagcggtcacaatggagcactctgggatagctcccggaggccaataccgtcgaattgtgtccacagaaCCCCAAATTctacccggcaaggccgatttaagcactaatccacttgtcaggggtggagtacggaaatcgattttaagagccctttaagtcgaaataaagggcttcgtcatgtggacgggtgcaggtttacatagatttaacgctgctaaattcgacctaaagtctgagtgtagaccagggcttagaggataaatttcaacatttctgaacatatttacttaacaaaagaaggaaagagctttaccaagggagggagaagagtaactgtaaaaggagagaaaaatagcTTTAATAGGAAGGGGGGAAGCTTCCCCATCGAttcagggaatgtctacactaaagccattacattgactcagctatggtgtgcagcagcagcatggtgtagatgctttccacattcatggaagggtttttcctttgatgtagttaatccatgtctctgagaggcagtagctaggtcaatggaaaaattataCTGAGGGTCAGTACAAGCTAACTGCCTCGCACAGGGTGTGAAAAGTTTCCCTGCCCTGTGTGATGGAGTCTGTTGATCTATTTTTAAGCATAAACCATCCTCATAAAAGCTGTTGATGGCAAAGACCTGTTGGGAAATTTAGTGCTATctccctgccagggcagcagaatcatagtatagaatcatagaatatcagagttggaagggacctcaggaggtcatctagtccaaccccctgctcaaagcaggaccaataaatcatcccagcttcAGTTCTTTTTGTTCAGGTGAGTTGGAAATATTCCAGCTGTCCCTGATTCCCAATAGAGATTATTCTGCATTCTGATTAAGCtcagtgtcaggctgtgtgtgtgtagtgggcactctgtctgtatgtgtgtatgtttgGTGTGCAGTGGGCACTGTGTGTGTTGTCTGTAGTGGgcactctgtctgtgtgtgtttagttTGCAGTGAGcactatgtgtgtgcatgtggtgggGGGCACAATGGAGCTGAATATCAATTGGAAGCATATGTGTGTTCCTTGCCCTGCCCACTGCTCAGGCTggcctcccccctcctcccagtgcagGGCTCCTTGTGAgatcatggaatcataggactggaagggaccttgagaggtcatctattccacacccctgcactcacagcacaactgagtattatctagaccatctctggcaggtgtttgtctaacctgctcttaaaaaatctccaatggtggcAATTCCACAACCTTACTGGGAAAATTATACCAGTGATTAGCTACCCTCACTGTTGGGATGTATTTCCTTATGTGCAACCTGAACCGCCCTTTGTGCAGTTGAAGTCCATTGGTTCTTGTGCTTTCCTACCCCCTacttccacccctccccacacattgttttgcaattttattcCTTACCTCTGTGTGAAAGGTttggtcacagaaacccctttggaacTGCCATCCGATGTCCTGAGAGGTGAAGTTGAACATCTCTCCCTCTAGGTGGATGCCCCTGGACACCACCTTATAAAATCATTCTCTTTTTCTTGCCCTGTGAGTCTTCCCCAGGTTTTGtccactgatctcagttggggcctgcaGACCTTGTTGGCATACCAACaaattaataatgataataatacaaGAATGAACAATACTACCATGAGCTCTGCGAAATTACATTTCAGTGGGCTGGGAATTGAATTCACCTGATTCCACTCCCCATCATTAAACCAGTACAGAGTTAAATAGATTCAAGAATTGGTTAAGAGTTTATTCATTGCTTTCTTCAGGGCGTCCTTCACCTCCgagttcctcaggctgtagatgagggggttcaacatggggatAACAAGTGAGTAAACCACGGAGACTATTTTGTCCGTGTCCATGGAATAGCTGGAGGTGGGACGTAAATACATGAAGAAGAGGGTAACAAAATACAGGGCTACAGTGGTCAAGTGGaaagtgcaggtggagaaggctttgcaCCGGCCCTCGGCTGAGCGGATCTgcaggatggtggagatgatatagacataggagaggaggacagGAATAAAGCTGCTCATTATAATGCAGCAAGCGAAAGTAAACATCACATTCTCACTGATGCGGGTGTGAGAACAGGAGAGCGCCAACAGTGGGGggatgtcacagaagaaatgattgatgatgttggagctgcagaatgacagccgAAATATAAAACACGTGAATATCATTGAATCCAAAACCCCCAGAGCATACACCCCAGCCACCAGTTGTTTACAAAGCTGCCTGGACATGGTGACTGTATAGAGCAGTGGATTAGagatggccacataacggtcAAACGCCATCACAGCTAGTAAGAAGCCCTGAGAATCTCCAAAAGCGATAGAGAGAGACATTTGGACAGCGCAGGCAGTGAAAGAAATGTTTTTCCTCTCGGCTAAGAAACTGAGCAGCATCTGAGGGGAAATTGTCGAGGAAaggcagaggtcacagaaagacaaattactgaggaaaaagtacatggg encodes:
- the LOC141989066 gene encoding olfactory receptor-like protein OLF2 — its product is MEKGNHSEVTEFIFCGLTDRPELQVPLFGVFLLIYGITLLGNGGMILLITIDPRLHTPMYFFLSNLSFCDLCLSSTISPQMLLSFLAERKNISFTACAVQMSLSIAFGDSQGFLLAVMAFDRYVAISNPLLYTVTMSRQLCKQLVAGVYALGVLDSMIFTCFIFRLSFCSSNIINHFFCDIPPLLALSCSHTRISENVMFTFACCIIMSSFIPVLLSYVYIISTILQIRSAEGRCKAFSTCTFHLTTVALYFVTLFFMYLRPTSSYSMDTDKIVSVVYSLVIPMLNPLIYSLRNSEVKDALKKAMNKLLTNS